A genomic region of Staphylococcus roterodami contains the following coding sequences:
- the hchA gene encoding protein deglycase HchA — MSQDVNNLSKQPTPDKAEDNAFFPSPYSLSQYTAPKTDFDGVEHKDAYKEGKWKVLMIAAEERYVLLENGKMFSTGNHPVEMLLPLHHLMEAGFDVDVATLSGYPAKLELWAMPTEDEAVISTYNKLKEKLKQPKKLSDVIKNELGPDSDYLSVFIPGGHAAVVGISESEDVQQTLDWALENDRFIITLCHGPAALLSAGLNRDKSPLEGYSVCVFPDSLDEGANIEIGYLPGRLKWLVADLLTKQGLKVVNDDMTGKTLKDRKLLTGDSPLASNELGKLAVNEMLKAIQDK; from the coding sequence ATGTCACAAGATGTAAATAATTTAAGTAAGCAACCAACACCAGATAAAGCAGAAGATAACGCGTTTTTCCCCTCACCGTATTCATTAAGTCAATATACTGCACCTAAAACTGACTTTGATGGTGTTGAACACAAAGATGCATATAAAGAAGGCAAATGGAAAGTTTTGATGATTGCTGCAGAAGAAAGATATGTGTTGTTAGAAAACGGCAAAATGTTCTCAACTGGTAATCATCCAGTCGAAATGTTATTACCTTTACACCATTTGATGGAAGCTGGTTTTGATGTTGATGTTGCAACTTTATCAGGTTATCCTGCTAAATTGGAATTATGGGCTATGCCGACTGAAGACGAAGCAGTAATTAGCACTTATAACAAATTAAAAGAAAAATTAAAGCAACCTAAAAAATTATCTGATGTAATCAAAAATGAATTAGGTCCAGATTCAGACTATTTATCAGTATTTATTCCTGGTGGACATGCTGCAGTTGTCGGAATTTCAGAAAGTGAAGATGTTCAACAAACATTAGATTGGGCATTGGAAAATGATAGATTTATAATTACACTATGCCATGGACCAGCGGCACTACTTTCAGCAGGACTTAACAGAGATAAATCTCCATTAGAAGGATACTCTGTTTGTGTATTCCCTGATTCACTAGATGAAGGTGCAAATATTGAAATAGGATATTTACCTGGTCGTTTAAAATGGTTAGTTGCTGATTTATTAACTAAACAAGGATTAAAAGTTGTTAATGATGATATGACAGGTAAAACTTTAAAAGATCGTAAATTACTTACAGGTGATAGTCCACTAGCTTCAAATGAATTAGGTAAATTAGCAGTTAATGAAATGTTAAAGGCTATTCAAGATAAATAA
- a CDS encoding ribulokinase: MSYSIGIDFGTASGRVFLINTANGQVVSKFVKNYTHGVIENELNGLKIPHTYALQNSNDYLEIIDEGIAHLITDSKIDPAEIVGIGIDFTSSTVIFTDKNLNPIHNLKQFKNNPHAYVKLWKHHGAYKEAEKLYQTALENKNEWLGHYGYNVSSEWMIPKIMEVMNQAPEIIEKTAYIMEAGDWIVNKLTNKNIRSNCGLGYKSFWEETTGFHYDLFDKIDPKLSEVIKEKVSAPIVNIGESVGKISENMAQKLGLSKETRVSPFIIDAHASLLGIGSEKDKEMTMVIGTSTCHLMLNEKQHQVPGISGSVKGAIIPELYAYEAGQSAVGDLFEYVAKQSPKSYVDEAEKRGITVFELMNEKIEHQLPGESGLVALDWHNGNRSVLSDSNLTGCLFGLTLQTKHEEVYRAYLEATAFGTKMIMQQYQDWHMEVEKVFACGGIPKKNAIMMDIYANVLNKKLVVMDSEYAPAIGAAILGAVCSGAHNSIHEAIDAMKEPILYEIEPEAEKVQRYEKLFKAYKSLHDIHGYKKAHIIKEVQQLRNM, encoded by the coding sequence ATGTCTTATAGTATTGGAATAGATTTTGGAACTGCATCAGGGCGTGTATTTTTAATTAATACAGCAAATGGTCAAGTTGTTTCGAAATTTGTAAAAAATTATACACATGGTGTGATTGAAAATGAACTCAATGGCTTAAAAATACCACATACATATGCACTACAAAATAGTAATGATTATCTAGAAATTATAGATGAAGGTATAGCACACTTAATAACGGATTCTAAAATAGATCCAGCTGAGATTGTTGGTATTGGTATAGATTTCACCTCATCTACTGTTATCTTTACTGATAAAAATCTTAATCCTATTCATAATTTAAAGCAATTTAAAAATAATCCACATGCTTATGTAAAATTATGGAAACACCATGGCGCATATAAAGAAGCGGAAAAATTGTACCAAACAGCATTAGAAAACAAAAATGAGTGGTTAGGACATTATGGTTATAATGTGAGCAGTGAATGGATGATTCCTAAAATAATGGAAGTTATGAATCAAGCACCGGAAATTATAGAGAAAACAGCTTATATCATGGAAGCAGGAGATTGGATTGTTAATAAGTTAACTAATAAAAATATACGCTCTAATTGTGGATTAGGTTATAAATCATTTTGGGAAGAAACTACAGGATTTCATTATGATTTATTTGATAAAATTGATCCTAAATTGTCTGAAGTTATTAAAGAAAAAGTATCTGCACCTATTGTAAATATTGGAGAATCAGTAGGGAAAATATCTGAAAATATGGCTCAGAAATTAGGGCTGTCAAAAGAAACTAGGGTAAGTCCATTTATTATTGATGCACATGCTAGCTTATTAGGTATAGGATCCGAAAAAGACAAAGAAATGACAATGGTAATTGGGACGAGTACATGTCATCTGATGTTAAATGAAAAACAACATCAAGTTCCTGGTATTTCAGGTTCTGTAAAAGGAGCTATTATCCCAGAATTATATGCGTATGAAGCTGGTCAATCAGCAGTAGGTGACTTGTTTGAATATGTTGCTAAACAATCTCCTAAATCATATGTTGATGAAGCTGAAAAAAGAGGCATCACAGTGTTTGAATTGATGAATGAGAAAATAGAACATCAGCTTCCCGGAGAAAGTGGACTCGTTGCTCTTGATTGGCATAATGGAAATAGAAGTGTATTAAGCGATTCCAATTTAACAGGGTGTCTCTTTGGATTAACTTTACAAACTAAACATGAGGAAGTTTATAGAGCTTATTTGGAAGCAACAGCATTTGGGACAAAGATGATTATGCAACAATATCAAGATTGGCATATGGAAGTAGAGAAAGTATTTGCTTGTGGTGGGATACCTAAAAAGAATGCAATTATGATGGATATATATGCCAATGTTTTAAATAAAAAATTAGTCGTTATGGATAGTGAATATGCACCAGCAATAGGTGCCGCTATACTAGGGGCTGTATGCAGTGGAGCGCATAACTCAATACACGAGGCTATTGATGCAATGAAAGAGCCAATACTATACGAAATTGAGCCAGAAGCAGAGAAAGTACAACGATATGAAAAATTATTCAAAGCTTATAAATCATTACATGATATCCATGGTTATAAAAAAGCACATATCATAAAAGAAGTTCAACAGCTAAGAAATATGTGA
- a CDS encoding NAD-dependent epimerase/dehydratase family protein: MKKIMITGALGQIGTELVVKCREIYGTDNVLATDIREPEADSPVQNGPFEILDVTDRDRMFELVRDFEADSLMHMAALLSATAEKNPILAWDLNMGGLMNALEAARTYDLHFFTPSSIGAFGDSTPKVNTPQVTIQQPTTMYGVNKVAGELLCQYYFKRFGVDTRSVRFPGLISHVKEPGGGTTDYAVEIYFKAVRDGRYTSFIDKGTYMDMMYMDDAIDAIIKLMEADDAKLETRNGYNLSAMSFDPEMVKEAIQEYYPEFKLDYDVDPIRQGIADSWPDSIDTSCSRGEWGFDPKYDLASMTKLMLEAIEQKDNAKINN, encoded by the coding sequence ATGAAAAAAATTATGATAACTGGTGCGTTAGGACAAATTGGTACAGAATTAGTTGTTAAATGTAGAGAAATTTATGGTACGGATAATGTTCTTGCTACAGATATTAGGGAACCTGAAGCAGATTCACCAGTTCAAAATGGACCATTTGAAATCTTAGACGTTACAGACCGCGATCGTATGTTTGAGTTGGTTAGGGACTTTGAAGCTGACAGCTTAATGCATATGGCTGCTCTATTATCGGCGACTGCAGAGAAAAATCCAATACTTGCATGGGATTTAAACATGGGTGGCTTGATGAATGCATTAGAAGCTGCAAGAACATATGACTTACATTTCTTTACGCCAAGTTCAATAGGTGCATTTGGAGACTCAACTCCTAAAGTTAATACGCCACAAGTTACAATTCAACAACCTACAACCATGTATGGTGTTAATAAAGTAGCTGGAGAATTGTTATGTCAGTATTACTTTAAACGTTTTGGTGTTGATACCAGAAGCGTAAGATTCCCCGGTTTAATTTCTCATGTTAAAGAACCAGGTGGTGGCACGACGGACTATGCAGTCGAGATTTACTTTAAAGCAGTGAGAGATGGTCGCTATACAAGTTTCATTGATAAAGGAACATATATGGATATGATGTATATGGATGATGCGATAGATGCAATTATTAAACTTATGGAAGCTGACGATGCTAAACTAGAAACAAGAAATGGTTATAATTTAAGTGCAATGAGCTTTGATCCTGAAATGGTAAAAGAAGCTATTCAAGAATATTATCCAGAATTTAAGTTAGATTATGATGTAGACCCAATTAGACAAGGTATTGCAGACAGTTGGCCGGACTCTATTGATACTAGCTGTTCACGTGGTGAATGGGGCTTTGATCCAAAATATGATTTAGCAAGCATGACAAAATTAATGTTAGAAGCTATCGAACAAAAAGATAATGCTAAAATTAATAACTAA
- a CDS encoding branched-chain amino acid aminotransferase, translated as MSQPVKVELRETLKEKPDTSQLGFGKYFTDYMLSYDYHADKGWHDLKIVPYGPIEISPAAQGVHYGQSVFEGLKAYKKDGEVALFRPEENFKRLNNSLARLEMPQVNEAELLEGLKQLVDLEREWVPEGEGQSLYIRPFVFATEGALGVGASHQYKLLIILSPSGAYYGGETLKPTKIYVEDEYVRAVRGGVGFAKVAGNYAASLLAQTNANKLGYDQVLWLDGVEQKYIEEVGSMNIFFVENGKVITPELNGSILPGITRKSIIELAKNLGYEVEERRVSIDELFEAYDKGELTEVFGSGTAAVISPVGTLRYEDREIVINNNETGEITQKLYDVYTGIQNGSLEDKNGWRVIVPKY; from the coding sequence ATGTCACAACCAGTTAAAGTTGAATTACGCGAAACATTAAAAGAAAAACCTGATACATCTCAATTAGGATTCGGTAAATATTTTACTGATTATATGTTGAGTTATGATTATCATGCAGATAAAGGATGGCATGATTTAAAAATTGTACCTTATGGTCCGATTGAAATCTCACCAGCAGCGCAAGGTGTTCACTATGGACAATCAGTATTCGAAGGTTTAAAAGCATATAAAAAAGATGGAGAAGTAGCACTTTTCCGTCCTGAAGAAAACTTTAAACGTCTAAATAACTCATTAGCGCGTTTAGAAATGCCTCAAGTTAACGAAGCTGAATTGTTAGAAGGTCTTAAACAATTAGTTGATCTAGAAAGAGAATGGGTGCCAGAAGGAGAAGGACAATCTTTATATATTCGTCCATTCGTCTTTGCTACAGAAGGTGCACTAGGCGTAGGTGCGTCACATCAATATAAACTACTAATTATTTTATCACCTTCAGGCGCATATTATGGTGGTGAAACTTTAAAACCAACTAAAATCTATGTTGAAGATGAATACGTACGTGCTGTTCGCGGTGGTGTAGGTTTTGCAAAAGTTGCAGGTAACTATGCAGCAAGTTTATTAGCGCAAACGAATGCAAATAAATTAGGCTATGACCAAGTATTATGGCTTGATGGTGTTGAACAGAAGTATATTGAAGAAGTTGGTAGTATGAATATTTTCTTCGTTGAAAATGGTAAAGTGATTACACCAGAATTAAATGGTAGTATTTTACCAGGTATTACTCGTAAATCTATTATTGAATTAGCTAAAAACTTAGGATATGAAGTTGAAGAGCGTCGCGTTTCAATTGATGAATTATTTGAGGCATATGATAAAGGCGAATTAACAGAGGTATTCGGTAGTGGAACAGCAGCAGTTATTTCACCTGTTGGTACTTTAAGATACGAAGATCGTGAAATTGTAATTAATAATAATGAAACTGGTGAAATTACTCAAAAATTATATGATGTATACACTGGTATTCAAAATGGCTCTTTAGAAGATAAAAATGGTTGGAGAGTCATCGTACCTAAATATTAA
- a CDS encoding HAD family hydrolase: MEWILFDKDGTLIEFDRSWEKIGIRFVESLLDTFPVQNKELALRQLGVMKESIDPKSVMGSGSLQQIIAAFNDVTGQDTTEWSKSTSQKLVDERIPEINWVDGVEETLQKLKSRGYKLGVVTSDTKKGVEQFLTHTNATSLFDIIISTEAHAYEKPDPKVLAPLFDNHHVAPNQVAIVGDTANDMKTASNANLGMAIGVLTGVATKEELYEADVILNSAKDILDVLKCSVSIVKQKFL; encoded by the coding sequence ATGGAATGGATATTATTTGATAAAGATGGAACTTTAATTGAATTTGATAGAAGTTGGGAAAAAATAGGTATAAGATTTGTTGAATCATTACTAGATACATTTCCAGTACAAAATAAAGAATTAGCACTTAGGCAATTAGGTGTTATGAAAGAGTCTATTGATCCAAAGTCAGTAATGGGATCTGGTTCATTACAGCAAATTATAGCGGCATTTAATGATGTGACAGGACAAGATACAACTGAATGGTCAAAGTCGACAAGTCAAAAACTTGTAGATGAACGAATTCCTGAAATTAATTGGGTAGATGGTGTTGAGGAAACACTTCAAAAGTTGAAGTCACGAGGGTACAAACTAGGTGTCGTAACAAGTGATACTAAAAAAGGTGTAGAACAATTTTTGACTCATACGAATGCAACATCATTATTCGATATAATTATCTCGACTGAAGCACATGCTTATGAGAAGCCCGACCCTAAAGTTTTAGCACCATTATTTGACAATCATCATGTGGCTCCTAATCAAGTTGCTATTGTAGGTGATACTGCCAATGATATGAAAACCGCTAGCAATGCAAATTTAGGGATGGCAATTGGTGTATTAACTGGCGTTGCAACTAAAGAAGAATTGTACGAAGCGGATGTAATTTTAAACAGTGCAAAAGATATTTTAGATGTATTAAAATGCAGTGTGTCAATAGTAAAACAAAAATTTCTTTAA